The genome window AATGTTATTAAGGGAGCGAACGAAACCGGCAAGTCTACTATTGTTTCCGCCATAACCGCGCTTTTTTACAATGATCTGAAATCCTCAGATAATAGTATCTCGATTTTTAAAACCTGGGGAAGTGATAAACCGGCGGCATTAAAAGCTGATATTTCCGATGAAAACTTTTTCGGCGTTCTCGAAAAGAATTTCGATTCCGGTCAGGTTAAACTCGACAATACAAAACATAATATTTCCGTGGAAGACAAAAGTAAAATTTCAGAAATCATTGCCGGCTCAATGGGTCTCAAGTCAATTGAGCTGTTTGAGGCCACCTCATGTATTAAACAGGGGGAGATTACTCAAATTGGCGGCTCGGTCGAGCAGATTAAAATGAATCTTGAATCTCTGGTAACCGGAGGAGTAGAGGATAAAGCCGCCTCCCAGCTTGTGGAAAAAATCGAAAAACGGGTTGATGATATTACCAACAATGATGAGCAAAATCCCGGTTTATTGAAAATTCTGGAAAAAGAACAGGAAAATATCGATTACAATATCGATAGGATTAATCGCGAAATAAACAATTTGAAAACCTGGCGAAGCTCATTGACACAGGTGGAAATTGCCTATGCGAATGTTGCTGAAGATTATCAATCAAAAAAGCAAAAAGTTGAATCTGCCAGCAAAACCGAAAGCGCGCAGAATGAACAGGTTCAGCTTACTAAACAGCGGGATGAAGCCGCTGAGAATCTTCAAAAAGTTAAATCAGCCGCGCAAAAAACTAAAGAAGTTAGGGATGAATTAACTCGAATCGTTGATGTTACTATAGATGATAGTGAAAAGCTTGATGAATTTGAATCAACAATTAAATACCTTCGCCCCAAGCAGCGAGATTTAAAAGATGATGTTGAATCAAGCCAGAAAGAATATGACGGGGTTAAAATAAATAGCGCCCTTTCGGGCTGGATGGTTTTATCCTTGGCGGCTATTGGTTTTGCCGCCGCTGATTATTTTTTATTCCTTACCCAGTATATCCTCTATTGTTTTCATATCGGCGGCGCAGGATTAGTCTCTTTAATGTTATCATTTGCTATTTTTTCCAGAGAAAAACAAAAAAAGTCATTCTTAAAAAACCAATTAGAGAATAAAAAACATAAGCTTGAAAACACCGTAAAAGAAATTGAACAAATGTCGAGCGAATTGAAAAGCTTGTTAGAAAAATACAAAATCAGGTCGGCTGATGAGGCTCGTCAGGCATCTTGGAAACGAAGCGATCTGGAAAGCCAGTTGAAGGCAGAAACCAAACGCTATAAAAACCTGCTTGAGGGAATATCGGAAGAAGAACTGAGAGTACAAATACAAAATCTCGATAAAAAAATATCGGAAAATGAAATGCTGCTTAAAGATGAAGTCTTGCTCGACCCGGCTGAATTGGAAAGAATGAAATTAATTACTGCCCAGATTGAGGAACAATATAATACGCTTGCGAGTGAAAGGAAGATGCTAAATCGTCAAATTGAAACAGCCGAAGGCGGCGCAGAACTGCTGGCCAGCTATCTCGAACGCAAAGAAGTTATTGGTATCACAAAAGAAAAACTAATCGAGGAACTGGCTATTATAAGTCTGACTAAAGAATGTGTCTATAAAGCCCGCCAAAATGTAATGATTTCGACGCTCGAACTTCTGGAAAAAAGAACTTCGGATATTTTAGACATGATAACCAAAGGTAAATATAAGAAAGTCAGATTTGATAAAGCATCCCTTAACTTTGAAGTTTATTCCGACAAGAAAAAAGACTGGGCTAATCCGCACCTGGAACTCTCGCAGGAAACAGTCGAGCAGATTTATCTTACAGCCCGATTGGCATTGACCGAGATTATTGCCGGCAAAGTCTCGCCGCCAATAATATTAGATGATCCCTTCAATGGCTTTGATATGGAGAGACGTGAAAATACTATGGAGCTGTTGAAAACAATGTCTAAAAAACATCAGGTTTTATTATTAACTGCCAATGACCTTTATGACAAATGGGCAGATAATGTGATTCAATTATAACCCCTCGAAATCAATCCGAATCTTGCAGCAATCAATTATATTCGTGTAAATTATTCGCAGGTCAGGTTCTCCGCCTAAGGTAGACAGCGGCAGGGAATCCAGTATTGTCATTCCCGCGAAAATAGATTTGGATTTTGGATACAATTTACCCTTAAGGCAAATCTTGTGATTCCTCTTGGATTGTTTTTTACAGTTGTTGCGGCTTAGTTATGTGCTTTTAGTCAACGAAATTTCATAACCAAGCCTTTGAAGCGAGCTAATGGTATTTTTGCGATACCGTTCCTCTAATTGCGCATGAAGGCAACTGCTGTAGCCGCTTTTTTGTCTCCTATTTTGGCTTTCAGCCTTCGGAAAACCTACCCTAAAAAGGTGTCTATTACAAGTTTTACAGTTTTAAAAAAATGACATCGTTCTTTACCCGTTGGTAAAATATTTCCATTTATAGGGGTGAAATATTTTTCATGGACGATTCCCGTGATTATAGATGATTGTATATTGCAAAAGGCCGAACAGAAATGATAATTATTAGCATCTAAAGCGGGGCAGACAAGTCCGCCAAAGGCGGATGCCGCCCGCAGGAATACTATCTGGCTGCAAAGCATATGGACTTGGCTTGAATTAATCAAATATCCATTTTTGTTGTTGCTTATGTCAAGTAACTTTTCTATTATCAATTCGTATGTAAATTGAGTTAAACTGTGATTGGAGGTATAGGACATTCCACGGCGCTCCGTAATAAATAAATCAATTACAAACAAATAAACCCAAAACAAACAATTTAGCAATGGAGGCTAAATGAAAAAACTAACCATAGCTTTATGCATGGCGGCAGTAATGTTATTGGCTGTCAACAGCTTCGCCGATAGAATCGAGGATGTTCTTAACGAAGCCGACACCTGGATTATCTCCGATACCGCCCGCATAATGACCTATATCGACAGCTGCGCAAAAGCTGTTGATGACCGTCTTCTCAGCTCGCCCTACTGGGAAAGTACTCACAGAGACCTTTCATTCCTGCTGGGCATTGATTATACCGGCTCGGCGCAAATCGATAATACCGGCAGAATCTACTTTCAGATGAGAATTACCGGAGAAACCGGTCACCTGTTTTATATGGATGAACCAATGAGCTGGCCAACTCAGCTTTCGCCAAATAACTGGGCGCAGGAGGGCTACACTATTTGGGGTTATGATGTTTACCCAAGCGGCGAATATCTTTTAGTGCGCGCTATGCGTCATGGAAGTGAACGTCATGATATATGGCAATTCAATCGCGATGGTTCATTCAAACCGCTTTTAGTTAACCCCAATATCCGTTTCAGCAATGTAACTTTCAAAAATATAGATGAATTTTTCTTATCTGTCGATGACCGGCAAAATCAATATTTCTGCAAATATACGATTTCCACTGGCAAGCTCGATACGCTTTATCAGGATGAGGAATGGTTGGGCATTTATGATTATGAAGATGGCTTACTTCTCTGCGTTAGATCTTTCTCATTTTCTGAAAGCCAATTATTTACTTTAGATGAGAACACCTTAGAAACAAAAAACATAACCAAAAAAGGCAGCTTTGATGGCGCTATGTTCACTGGCGACGGCCGGATTATGTTTACTACCGACTCCAAATCCAAAAAGGATGAGTTTAATAAACTGGTAGCTGTTAATATTGATAAGCCTAAAAAAATGACAGTTCTGTTTGATCCCAAAATGGAAAATGCCGGCTATGAATATGTAAAAAATACCAAAACCGTTATAATGACATTAAACAAGGACGGCTATTCCGAACTGATAGCATTTGACCTTGACGGCAATATGATAGACCTGCCCAAAATACCGGTTGGCGTATTATCGGGCGGCGGTCCTTATGATGAGGATGGCTTTGTTAATGACAATGGCGAGTTTGTGTATGGTTTCAGTTCGCCAACCACTCCTCCATCTATTTACTATTTCAAACTTGGCGATAAAAAAGCTGCAACTGTGGCAACTGTTTCCACCTTTGGTTTTGATTTTTCGGATGTGAAAGTCGAAGTTATCCACTATCCCTCTAAAGACGGCACTATGATTCCCGCCTTGATGTACACTCCTGCTAATATTAAAAAAGACGGCAACAATCCGGCTATTGTTCAGTATCATGGCGGGCCTCCTGCTCAGTGGCGGCCGTATTTCCAGAGAAATCTCGCTTTTGCGCTATCTAAGGGCTTGATTATCTTACGTCCCAATGTTCGAGGTTCATCAGGCTACGGCACCGAATGGGAAAAAGCCGACAATCAGAAAAAACGCTACAACTCTCTTGATGATGCCATTGCGGCTTTAGATTATTTAGTCAACGAAGGCTATTCAAAACCTGAGAAGATTGGTATTGAGGGCGGCTCGTATGGCGGCTACACTGTCAACTATCTGTCGGGGACTGTGCCGGAAAAATTCGCCTGCGCCATAAGCCAGGTCGGCGTTGCCGATCAAGACTTCTGCCAGACTCATGGCGATGTTAGCGGGCAAAAAATATGGGAAGAGGAATTCGGCAAAATCGGCAGTAAATTAGCTCATGATTTATCGCCGATATTCAAATCCGAGAAAATATCGAAGCCGATATTTTTAACCAGCGGCTTTTATGATCCCCGCGTTTTCGCCGGCGACCCGCGCCGCTTTGGTTATCTGCTTTCCCAAATGGGCAAGGATGTAATCTATTTCGAGAGTACCGAATCCGGTCATGGCTCAACCACCAAAGAGCAGATTATTACCGAACTAACCCGCTACTATGTTTATTTTATGGATCACATATTCTAAGTAGATTTTATATGGATGGCGTACTTCCTGGTGCGCCATCTGTTAAACCCGCGGATGAATATTGCGCATAGTCAGTCCGCCTAAGGCGGATTTCCTGACGACATTTAAGTGGTTAGAGCTTTTATATTTTATTTTGTGTTGTCGGAAGTTACTTCCGACAGTTCTGGCAGAAGAATCCGCCTATGGTGGATACAGGCTGTTGACAAATGATTATTTATTGGAATTCCCATAATGATATTAAATTTGATATATACGTAACGCATAGAGGCGTATTGCAATACGCCCCTACGCGCTGTAATATAACCCGGCTTTGACAGTTAACGCATAATTTGATAAACAGTTTTGTTGATATGCAGCAAGTTAGAGCGATGAATATTCTATATTTGTTGTGTATGCACTAATTTATTATTACCCTTGACAATG of Candidatus Zixiibacteriota bacterium contains these proteins:
- a CDS encoding AAA family ATPase, whose protein sequence is MRLANLKLENFGKFDNFECNLTAGLNVIKGANETGKSTIVSAITALFYNDLKSSDNSISIFKTWGSDKPAALKADISDENFFGVLEKNFDSGQVKLDNTKHNISVEDKSKISEIIAGSMGLKSIELFEATSCIKQGEITQIGGSVEQIKMNLESLVTGGVEDKAASQLVEKIEKRVDDITNNDEQNPGLLKILEKEQENIDYNIDRINREINNLKTWRSSLTQVEIAYANVAEDYQSKKQKVESASKTESAQNEQVQLTKQRDEAAENLQKVKSAAQKTKEVRDELTRIVDVTIDDSEKLDEFESTIKYLRPKQRDLKDDVESSQKEYDGVKINSALSGWMVLSLAAIGFAAADYFLFLTQYILYCFHIGGAGLVSLMLSFAIFSREKQKKSFLKNQLENKKHKLENTVKEIEQMSSELKSLLEKYKIRSADEARQASWKRSDLESQLKAETKRYKNLLEGISEEELRVQIQNLDKKISENEMLLKDEVLLDPAELERMKLITAQIEEQYNTLASERKMLNRQIETAEGGAELLASYLERKEVIGITKEKLIEELAIISLTKECVYKARQNVMISTLELLEKRTSDILDMITKGKYKKVRFDKASLNFEVYSDKKKDWANPHLELSQETVEQIYLTARLALTEIIAGKVSPPIILDDPFNGFDMERRENTMELLKTMSKKHQVLLLTANDLYDKWADNVIQL
- a CDS encoding S9 family peptidase produces the protein MKKLTIALCMAAVMLLAVNSFADRIEDVLNEADTWIISDTARIMTYIDSCAKAVDDRLLSSPYWESTHRDLSFLLGIDYTGSAQIDNTGRIYFQMRITGETGHLFYMDEPMSWPTQLSPNNWAQEGYTIWGYDVYPSGEYLLVRAMRHGSERHDIWQFNRDGSFKPLLVNPNIRFSNVTFKNIDEFFLSVDDRQNQYFCKYTISTGKLDTLYQDEEWLGIYDYEDGLLLCVRSFSFSESQLFTLDENTLETKNITKKGSFDGAMFTGDGRIMFTTDSKSKKDEFNKLVAVNIDKPKKMTVLFDPKMENAGYEYVKNTKTVIMTLNKDGYSELIAFDLDGNMIDLPKIPVGVLSGGGPYDEDGFVNDNGEFVYGFSSPTTPPSIYYFKLGDKKAATVATVSTFGFDFSDVKVEVIHYPSKDGTMIPALMYTPANIKKDGNNPAIVQYHGGPPAQWRPYFQRNLAFALSKGLIILRPNVRGSSGYGTEWEKADNQKKRYNSLDDAIAALDYLVNEGYSKPEKIGIEGGSYGGYTVNYLSGTVPEKFACAISQVGVADQDFCQTHGDVSGQKIWEEEFGKIGSKLAHDLSPIFKSEKISKPIFLTSGFYDPRVFAGDPRRFGYLLSQMGKDVIYFESTESGHGSTTKEQIITELTRYYVYFMDHIF